The following proteins are encoded in a genomic region of Streptomyces collinus Tu 365:
- a CDS encoding UPF0182 family protein — protein sequence MPDRGGGPTGPRIRAGRPSRRARTLLMTLGVLAVLGMAFTMFAGFWTDWLWYRSVHYSSVFTTTLWTKIGLFFVFGLLMAVAVGFNIWLAHRLRPPLSAMSLEQQSLDRYRMGIAPYKTWLLLAVTALVGLIAGASAAGQWRTWLLWVNGVPFHQKDPQFHLDVAFYAFDLPWYRFLLGFGFAAAILCLIAAALTHYLYGGLRVTSPGARATAAATGHLSVLLGVFVALKAVAYWLDRYGLAVKSSDFKATDNWTGLRYVDANAYLPAKTILFCIAVICALLFFATLWRRTWQLPVIGFGLMVLSAILIGGLYPAIVQKFQVQPNEQAKEAPYVQKNLKATRDAYGIDDTKVNEYAGKSTTPDKTVLRDQVDDTASLRILDPNIVSPTFQQLQQIRNYYGFPTNLDVDRYPKNGKDQDTVIGLRELNLDGIPKNNWINDHFRYTHGYGVVAAKGTEADSEGRPVFTEKNLPSTGDLGSYQQQIYYGEKTTTYSIVGGPQKEVDYSDDEGEKTTSYTGNSGVNLDNPVNRAAYAVAFNEPQILYSGAIGKGSRILYNRTPKDRVEAVAPWLTIDGDAYPAVVDHRIQWIVDAYTTSNGYPYASRTTLGDTTADSLTATNNSRAVVAQQNQVNYIRNSVKATVDAYTGEVKLYQWDTRDPVLKTWMKAFPGTVKPRADISGDLMAHLRYPQDLFKVQRELLTRYHVTDAQTFLSGSEVWEVPDDPTNDSGSAVPPYYLSMKMPDQSAQAFSLTTTFTPNGRDNLSAFMAVDSDPRAADYGKIRILKLPTSTTVDGPKQVQSQFNSESDIAETISLLSRGHSKVEYGNLLTVPLDGGLLYAEPVYVRGGSLKYPLLRKVLVTYEGRTAFKDTLGEALDEVFGVKTSTPPDTGTTNPPDTANPTVRQALQDAQKAIDAGKEALKQPQGPDWDAWAKAQKDLEAALKRAEDAQTKADKADKADKTNGGHKS from the coding sequence ATGCCGGACCGCGGCGGAGGCCCGACGGGGCCGCGGATCAGAGCGGGACGCCCGTCCCGGCGGGCCCGGACCCTGCTCATGACACTGGGCGTCCTCGCCGTCCTCGGCATGGCGTTCACCATGTTCGCGGGCTTCTGGACGGACTGGCTGTGGTACCGGTCGGTGCACTACTCGTCGGTGTTCACCACCACGCTGTGGACGAAGATCGGGCTTTTCTTCGTCTTCGGCCTGCTCATGGCCGTCGCGGTGGGCTTCAACATCTGGCTCGCGCACCGGCTGCGGCCCCCGCTGAGCGCCATGTCCCTGGAACAGCAGAGCCTGGACCGCTACCGGATGGGCATCGCGCCCTACAAGACGTGGCTGCTGCTCGCCGTCACCGCCCTCGTCGGGCTGATCGCGGGCGCCTCGGCGGCCGGCCAGTGGCGCACCTGGCTGCTGTGGGTCAACGGCGTGCCCTTCCACCAGAAGGACCCGCAGTTCCACCTCGACGTCGCCTTCTACGCGTTCGACCTGCCCTGGTACCGGTTCCTGCTGGGCTTCGGCTTCGCCGCCGCGATCCTCTGCCTGATCGCCGCCGCGCTCACCCACTACCTGTACGGCGGGCTGCGCGTCACCAGCCCGGGCGCGCGGGCCACGGCCGCCGCGACCGGGCACCTGTCGGTGCTCCTCGGCGTCTTCGTGGCGCTGAAGGCGGTCGCCTACTGGCTCGACCGCTACGGACTCGCCGTCAAGTCCAGCGACTTCAAGGCCACCGACAACTGGACCGGCCTGCGCTACGTCGACGCCAACGCCTATCTGCCCGCCAAGACCATCCTGTTCTGCATCGCCGTCATCTGCGCGCTGCTGTTCTTCGCCACCCTGTGGCGGCGCACCTGGCAGCTCCCGGTCATCGGCTTCGGCCTGATGGTCCTCTCGGCGATCCTGATCGGCGGCCTGTACCCGGCCATCGTGCAGAAGTTCCAGGTGCAGCCGAACGAGCAGGCCAAGGAAGCCCCGTACGTCCAGAAGAACCTCAAGGCGACGCGTGACGCGTACGGCATCGACGACACCAAGGTCAACGAGTACGCGGGCAAGTCCACCACGCCGGACAAGACCGTGCTGCGCGACCAGGTCGACGACACCGCCAGCCTGCGCATCCTCGACCCGAACATCGTCTCCCCGACGTTCCAGCAGCTCCAGCAGATCCGGAACTACTACGGGTTCCCGACCAACCTCGACGTCGACCGGTACCCCAAGAACGGCAAGGACCAGGACACCGTCATCGGTCTGCGCGAGCTGAACCTGGACGGCATCCCGAAGAACAACTGGATCAACGACCACTTCCGCTACACCCACGGCTACGGCGTGGTGGCCGCCAAGGGCACCGAGGCCGACTCCGAGGGCAGGCCGGTCTTCACCGAGAAGAACCTGCCGTCCACCGGCGACCTCGGCTCCTACCAGCAGCAGATCTACTACGGCGAGAAGACCACCACGTACTCGATCGTCGGCGGCCCCCAGAAGGAGGTCGACTACTCCGACGACGAGGGTGAGAAGACCACCAGCTACACCGGCAACAGCGGCGTCAACCTCGACAACCCGGTCAACCGGGCCGCGTACGCGGTGGCGTTCAACGAGCCGCAGATCCTCTACTCCGGTGCCATCGGCAAGGGGTCGCGGATCCTGTACAACCGCACGCCCAAGGACCGGGTCGAGGCGGTCGCCCCCTGGCTGACCATCGACGGCGACGCCTACCCGGCCGTCGTCGACCACCGCATCCAGTGGATCGTCGACGCGTACACGACCAGCAACGGATACCCGTACGCCTCCCGCACCACCCTCGGTGACACCACGGCCGACTCGCTGACCGCCACCAACAACTCCCGTGCGGTGGTGGCCCAGCAGAACCAGGTCAACTACATCCGCAACTCGGTCAAGGCGACCGTCGACGCGTACACCGGCGAGGTCAAGCTCTACCAGTGGGACACCAGGGACCCGGTGCTGAAGACCTGGATGAAGGCCTTCCCCGGCACGGTGAAGCCCCGCGCGGACATCTCCGGCGACCTGATGGCCCACCTGCGGTACCCGCAGGACCTGTTCAAGGTCCAGCGCGAACTGCTCACCCGGTACCACGTGACCGACGCGCAGACCTTCCTCAGCGGCAGCGAGGTGTGGGAGGTGCCCGACGATCCCACCAACGACTCCGGCAGTGCGGTGCCGCCGTACTACCTGAGTATGAAGATGCCGGACCAGAGCGCCCAGGCGTTCTCACTGACGACGACGTTCACACCGAACGGGCGGGACAACCTCAGCGCGTTCATGGCCGTCGACTCCGACCCGCGCGCCGCCGACTACGGCAAGATCAGAATACTGAAGCTGCCGACCAGCACGACGGTCGACGGACCCAAACAGGTGCAGAGCCAGTTCAACTCCGAGTCGGACATCGCCGAGACCATCAGCCTGCTCAGCCGCGGGCACTCGAAGGTCGAGTACGGCAATCTGCTGACCGTGCCCCTCGACGGGGGACTGCTGTACGCGGAGCCCGTCTACGTCCGCGGCGGCTCCCTCAAGTACCCGTTGCTGCGCAAGGTCCTGGTCACCTACGAGGGCCGGACCGCGTTCAAGGACACCCTGGGCGAGGCGCTCGACGAGGTGTTCGGGGTGAAGACCTCGACACCGCCGGACACCGGCACCACCAACCCGCCGGACACGGCCAACCCGACCGTCCGGCAGGCGCTGCAGGACGCCCAGAAGGCCATCGACGCCGGCAAGGAGGCGCTGAAACAGCCGCAGGGACCCGACTGGGACGCCTGGGCCAAGGCCCAGAAGGACCTGGAGGCCGCGCTGAAGCGGGCCGAGGACGCGCAGACCAAGGCGGACAAGGCGGACAAGGCGGACAAGACGAACGGCGGCCACAAGAGCTGA
- a CDS encoding tetratricopeptide repeat protein yields the protein MDVMGDKATLFETGRFVQPPGEEPARDETNDMGEDAEEVRLRLAAESGENEAMSVLGAMLLRRGDLDGAEPLLRAATAAGDRAAANNLGVLLHQRGYAEEAAGWWRIAAVAGSAAAAHALGRHHRERGDEPAAEYWLRQSAEQGHALGAYALADLLEHRGDAGAGHWMRAAAERGHREAAYRMARALDRRAGHEDGATGDNAVEEVEQWYRQAAARGHRRAALHLGAILEKRGELKEAGRWYLTSAKDGEPRAACALGFLLRDAGDTDSAAVWWLRAAQDGDGNAANALGALHAERGETQTAERWYRAALDAGDDNGAYNLGLLCAEQGRTAQAEQWYRRAAYAGHREAANALAILLLQGGDTAGAEPWFSKAAEAGSVDAAFNLGILHAGRGEDRAALRWYEQAAAAGHTEAALQVGIARLREGDEQQAERHLRCAAGGGSAEGAYRLATVLDARRPPEPAHELGETVHEKTECEEWYERAATQGHRRAQVRVGMLAAARGDVVEAARWYKTAAEAGSRNGAFNLGLLLAREGSEPEAAVWWARAADAGHGRAALRLALVYARRGELAEGQKWAARAVELGPAEVAERAGRLRDALREELSA from the coding sequence ATGGACGTTATGGGGGACAAGGCAACTCTGTTCGAGACAGGGCGATTTGTGCAGCCCCCGGGTGAGGAGCCGGCCCGGGACGAGACGAACGACATGGGGGAGGACGCCGAGGAGGTCCGCCTGCGGCTGGCCGCGGAGTCCGGCGAGAACGAGGCGATGAGCGTCCTCGGCGCCATGCTGCTGCGCCGCGGCGACCTCGACGGCGCCGAACCCCTGCTGCGTGCCGCCACCGCGGCCGGGGACCGGGCCGCCGCCAACAACCTGGGCGTCCTGCTGCACCAGCGCGGCTACGCCGAGGAGGCCGCCGGCTGGTGGCGGATCGCGGCCGTCGCCGGCTCCGCCGCCGCCGCGCACGCGCTGGGCCGGCACCACCGCGAACGCGGCGACGAGCCCGCCGCCGAGTACTGGCTGCGCCAGTCCGCCGAGCAGGGCCACGCGCTGGGCGCCTACGCGCTCGCCGACCTGCTGGAGCACCGCGGCGACGCCGGAGCCGGGCACTGGATGCGGGCCGCCGCCGAACGCGGGCACCGCGAGGCCGCCTACCGGATGGCGCGCGCACTCGACCGCAGGGCCGGTCACGAGGACGGGGCCACGGGTGACAACGCTGTCGAGGAGGTCGAGCAGTGGTACCGGCAGGCCGCCGCGCGCGGCCACCGGCGGGCCGCGCTGCACCTCGGCGCGATCCTGGAGAAGCGCGGGGAGCTGAAGGAGGCCGGCCGCTGGTACCTGACCTCCGCCAAGGACGGCGAGCCGCGGGCCGCCTGCGCGCTCGGCTTCCTGCTGCGCGACGCCGGGGACACCGACAGCGCGGCCGTGTGGTGGCTCAGGGCCGCCCAGGACGGCGACGGCAACGCGGCCAACGCGCTCGGCGCGCTGCACGCCGAACGCGGGGAGACGCAGACCGCCGAGCGCTGGTACCGGGCCGCGCTCGACGCCGGTGACGACAACGGGGCGTACAACCTGGGGCTGCTCTGCGCCGAGCAGGGGCGGACCGCCCAGGCCGAGCAGTGGTACCGGCGGGCCGCCTACGCCGGTCACCGGGAGGCGGCCAACGCGCTCGCCATCCTGCTGCTCCAGGGCGGCGACACCGCGGGGGCCGAACCGTGGTTCTCCAAGGCGGCCGAGGCCGGCAGCGTGGACGCGGCGTTCAACCTCGGCATCCTGCACGCCGGCCGGGGAGAGGACCGGGCCGCTCTGCGGTGGTACGAGCAGGCGGCCGCGGCCGGGCACACCGAGGCCGCGCTGCAGGTCGGGATCGCCCGGCTGCGCGAGGGCGACGAACAGCAGGCCGAACGGCATCTGCGGTGCGCGGCCGGAGGCGGCAGCGCCGAGGGCGCGTACCGTCTCGCCACCGTGCTGGACGCGCGGCGGCCGCCGGAGCCCGCGCACGAGCTGGGCGAGACCGTGCACGAGAAGACCGAGTGCGAGGAGTGGTACGAGCGGGCGGCCACCCAGGGGCACCGCCGGGCTCAGGTGCGGGTCGGCATGCTGGCCGCGGCCCGGGGTGACGTGGTCGAGGCGGCCCGCTGGTACAAGACGGCGGCCGAGGCAGGCTCCCGAAACGGGGCGTTCAACCTGGGGCTGCTGCTGGCGCGCGAGGGCAGCGAGCCGGAAGCGGCCGTGTGGTGGGCGCGGGCGGCCGACGCGGGCCACGGGCGGGCGGCGCTGCGGCTGGCCCTCGTCTACGCGCGTCGGGGCGAGCTGGCCGAGGGGCAGAAGTGGGCCGCCCGGGCGGTGGAGCTGGGGCCGGCCGAGGTCGCCGAGCGCGCGGGGCGGCTGCGCGACGCCCTGCGGGAGGAGCTGTCGGCGTGA
- a CDS encoding Fur family transcriptional regulator, translated as MSDLLERLRGRGWRMTAQRRVVAEVLDGEHVHLTADEVHARAVAKLPEISRATVYNTLGELVTLGEVLEVSTDKRAKRYDPNAHRPHHHLVCAGCGAIRDVHPNGNPLADLPDTERFGFRVSDVEVTYRGLCPSCAGA; from the coding sequence ATGAGCGACCTTCTGGAACGGCTGCGCGGACGCGGATGGCGGATGACCGCACAGCGGCGCGTGGTGGCCGAGGTTCTCGACGGCGAGCACGTCCATCTGACGGCCGACGAGGTGCACGCCCGTGCCGTCGCGAAGCTGCCGGAGATCTCCCGGGCGACCGTCTACAACACGCTGGGCGAGCTGGTCACCCTCGGCGAGGTGCTCGAGGTCAGCACCGACAAGCGCGCCAAGCGGTACGACCCGAACGCGCACCGGCCGCACCACCACCTGGTCTGCGCCGGATGCGGCGCGATCCGCGACGTGCACCCGAACGGCAATCCGCTCGCCGACCTCCCCGACACGGAGCGCTTCGGCTTCAGGGTGTCGGACGTCGAGGTGACGTACCGCGGGCTGTGCCCGTCCTGCGCGGGCGCCTGA
- a CDS encoding catalase, with product MTQGPLTTEAGAPVADNQNSETAGVGGPVLVQDQLLLEKLAHFNRERIPERVVHARGAGAYGTFTVTADVTPYTRAAFLSEVGKETEVFLRFSTVAGNLGAADAVRDPRGFSLKFYTEEGNYDLVGNNTPVFFIRDAIKFPDFIHTQKRDPYTGSTEADNVWDFWSLSPESTHQVTWLFGDRGIPASYRHMDGFGSHTFQWNNAAGEAFWVKYHFKTDQGIRNLTAEEADVLAGKDPDSHQRDLREAIERGEFPSWTVGVQIMPVADAATYRFNPFDLTKVWPHADYPVVEIGRLELNRNPRNIFAEVEQSVFSPAHFVPGIGPSPDKMLQGRLFAYGDAHRYRVGINADHLPVNRPHATEARTNSRDGFLYDGRHGGAKNYEPNSFGGPAQTDRALWQPTAVTGATGTHPTPAHAEDDDFVQAGDLYRLMREDEKERLVANLAGAIAGVSRDDIAERAIGNFARADADFGKRLDAAVRELRG from the coding sequence GTGACGCAGGGACCCCTCACCACGGAGGCCGGTGCCCCGGTGGCGGACAACCAGAACAGCGAGACCGCGGGGGTCGGCGGCCCGGTGCTCGTGCAGGACCAGCTGCTCCTGGAGAAGCTGGCCCACTTCAACCGTGAGCGCATCCCGGAGCGGGTCGTGCACGCGCGCGGCGCCGGGGCCTACGGCACCTTCACCGTGACCGCCGACGTCACCCCGTACACCCGCGCCGCGTTCCTCTCCGAGGTCGGCAAGGAGACCGAGGTCTTCCTGCGCTTCTCGACCGTCGCCGGCAACCTGGGCGCGGCGGACGCCGTCCGCGACCCGCGCGGCTTCTCGCTGAAGTTCTACACCGAGGAGGGCAACTACGACCTCGTCGGCAACAACACCCCGGTCTTCTTCATCCGCGACGCGATCAAGTTCCCGGACTTCATCCACACCCAGAAGCGCGACCCCTACACCGGCTCCACGGAGGCCGACAACGTGTGGGACTTCTGGTCCCTGTCGCCGGAGTCGACCCACCAGGTGACCTGGCTGTTCGGCGACCGCGGCATCCCCGCGTCCTACCGGCACATGGACGGCTTCGGCTCGCACACCTTCCAGTGGAACAACGCGGCGGGCGAGGCGTTCTGGGTCAAGTACCACTTCAAGACCGACCAGGGGATCCGGAACCTCACCGCCGAGGAGGCGGACGTCCTCGCGGGCAAGGACCCCGACTCGCACCAGCGCGACCTGCGCGAGGCGATCGAGCGGGGCGAGTTCCCGAGCTGGACCGTGGGCGTGCAGATCATGCCGGTGGCGGACGCGGCGACGTACCGCTTCAACCCGTTCGACCTGACCAAGGTGTGGCCGCACGCGGACTACCCGGTCGTCGAGATCGGCCGGCTGGAGCTGAACCGCAACCCGCGCAACATCTTCGCCGAGGTCGAGCAGTCGGTCTTCAGCCCCGCGCACTTCGTGCCCGGCATCGGGCCGTCGCCCGACAAGATGCTCCAGGGCCGCCTCTTCGCCTACGGCGACGCGCACCGCTACCGCGTCGGCATCAACGCCGACCATCTGCCGGTGAACCGCCCGCACGCCACCGAGGCGCGCACCAACTCCCGTGACGGCTTCCTCTACGACGGCCGGCACGGCGGCGCGAAGAACTACGAGCCGAACAGCTTCGGCGGGCCCGCCCAGACGGACCGCGCGCTGTGGCAGCCCACGGCCGTCACCGGTGCCACGGGCACCCACCCGACCCCGGCGCACGCCGAGGACGACGACTTCGTGCAGGCGGGCGACCTCTACCGCCTGATGCGCGAGGACGAGAAGGAGCGGCTGGTCGCCAACCTGGCCGGCGCGATCGCGGGCGTGAGCCGCGACGACATCGCCGAGCGCGCGATCGGGAACTTCGCCCGCGCCGACGCGGACTTCGGCAAGCGGCTCGATGCGGCCGTGCGCGAGCTGCGCGGCTGA
- a CDS encoding cyclic nucleotide-binding/CBS domain-containing protein, whose protein sequence is MLVRDAMSTVILTVGPAHSLRQAAALMSARRVGAAVVLDPDAGGIGILTERDVLNSVGLGQNPDTERTHAHTTTEVVFAAPTWTLEEAARAMTHGGFRHLVVLDRGEVAGIVSVRDIIRCWVPAREPAPAL, encoded by the coding sequence ATGCTCGTCCGTGACGCCATGAGCACGGTGATCCTCACCGTCGGCCCCGCCCACTCACTCCGCCAGGCCGCGGCCCTGATGTCCGCCCGCCGCGTCGGCGCCGCCGTGGTCCTGGACCCCGACGCCGGCGGCATCGGCATCCTCACCGAACGCGACGTCCTCAACTCCGTGGGTCTCGGCCAGAACCCGGACACCGAGCGCACCCACGCCCACACCACCACCGAGGTCGTCTTCGCCGCCCCGACCTGGACGCTGGAGGAGGCGGCCCGCGCCATGACCCACGGCGGCTTCCGGCACCTGGTCGTCCTGGACCGCGGCGAGGTGGCGGGCATCGTCTCGGTCCGCGACATCATCCGCTGCTGGGTCCCGGCCCGGGAGCCGGCACCCGCCCTCTGA
- the hisN gene encoding histidinol-phosphatase, which yields MQDYLDDLRLAHVLADAADAATMARFKALDLKVETKPDMTPVSEADKAAEELIRGQLQRARPRDAVLGEEYGIEGTGPRRWVVDPIDGTKNYVRGVPVWATLISLMEAGEDGYQPVVGLVSAPALGRRWWAAKGHGAYSGRSLTSAGRIHVSRVGRLADASFAYSSLSGWEEQGRLDGFLELTREVWRTRAYGDFWPYMMVAEGSVDLCAEPELSLWDMAANAIIVTEAGGTFTGLDGRPGPHSGDAAASNGLLHDELLGYLAQRH from the coding sequence ATGCAGGACTACCTTGACGATCTTCGCCTCGCCCATGTCCTCGCGGATGCCGCCGACGCCGCCACCATGGCCCGTTTCAAGGCCCTCGACCTGAAGGTGGAGACGAAGCCGGACATGACGCCGGTGAGCGAGGCGGACAAGGCGGCGGAGGAACTCATCCGCGGCCAGCTCCAGCGCGCCCGCCCCCGGGACGCGGTCCTCGGCGAGGAGTACGGCATCGAGGGCACCGGCCCCCGCCGCTGGGTGGTCGACCCGATCGACGGCACCAAGAACTACGTACGCGGTGTGCCCGTGTGGGCGACGCTCATCTCGCTGATGGAGGCGGGCGAGGACGGATACCAGCCCGTCGTCGGCCTGGTGTCCGCGCCCGCGCTCGGCCGGCGCTGGTGGGCCGCCAAGGGCCACGGCGCGTACAGCGGCCGGAGTCTGACCTCGGCGGGGCGCATCCACGTCTCCCGCGTCGGCAGGCTGGCGGACGCCTCCTTCGCGTACTCCTCGCTCTCCGGCTGGGAGGAGCAGGGCCGGCTGGACGGGTTCCTCGAGCTCACCCGTGAGGTGTGGCGCACGCGCGCGTACGGCGACTTCTGGCCGTACATGATGGTCGCCGAGGGATCGGTGGACCTGTGCGCCGAACCCGAGCTGTCCCTGTGGGACATGGCCGCCAACGCGATCATCGTGACCGAGGCGGGCGGCACCTTCACCGGCCTCGACGGCCGACCGGGCCCCCACAGCGGCGACGCGGCCGCGTCCAACGGCCTGCTGCACGACGAGCTGCTGGGGTACCTCGCCCAGCGTCACTGA
- a CDS encoding TetR/AcrR family transcriptional regulator — protein sequence MPAARESLLDAAYTALARRPWSAVRMVDVAAAAGVSRQTLYNEFGSKEGLARALVRREADGYLAGVERALAAHTDPRDRLTATAEWMASAARDNALVRAMLTGCWSERLPAPPLSAVPSASAVPAQRRADGPLPTPGDFVRLVRDRAVTVLGGAAGGHADGSELNRSCELVVRLALSCVAAPPGEGGMAALVRGALPGQPV from the coding sequence ATGCCTGCAGCCCGGGAATCGCTGTTGGACGCCGCTTACACGGCGCTCGCCCGGCGGCCGTGGTCGGCGGTGCGGATGGTCGACGTCGCGGCGGCGGCGGGGGTGTCCCGGCAGACGCTGTACAACGAGTTCGGGAGCAAGGAAGGGCTGGCCAGAGCGCTGGTGCGGCGCGAGGCCGACGGCTATCTCGCCGGGGTGGAGCGGGCGCTGGCCGCGCACACCGACCCGCGGGACCGGCTGACCGCGACCGCCGAGTGGATGGCGTCGGCCGCCCGGGACAACGCACTGGTGCGGGCCATGCTCACCGGCTGCTGGAGCGAGCGGCTGCCCGCGCCGCCCCTCTCCGCCGTGCCGTCCGCTTCCGCCGTGCCCGCGCAGCGCCGGGCGGACGGGCCGCTGCCCACGCCCGGCGACTTCGTGCGGCTCGTGCGGGACCGGGCGGTGACCGTCCTGGGCGGCGCGGCGGGCGGGCACGCCGACGGCTCCGAGCTGAACCGCTCCTGCGAACTGGTCGTACGGCTCGCGCTGTCCTGCGTGGCGGCGCCGCCGGGCGAGGGCGGGATGGCCGCGCTGGTGCGCGGCGCGCTCCCCGGGCAGCCGGTCTGA
- a CDS encoding DMT family transporter, which translates to MPWLLVIVAGFLETGFAVCLKLSHGFTRLWPTIAFASFALGSFGLLTLSLKKLDVGPAYAVWTGIGAAGTAIYGMVFLGDLVSTLKIVSISLVIIGVIGLQLSGSAH; encoded by the coding sequence ATGCCGTGGCTGCTGGTCATCGTCGCCGGCTTTCTGGAGACGGGCTTCGCCGTGTGCCTCAAGCTCTCCCACGGGTTCACCCGGCTGTGGCCGACGATCGCCTTCGCCTCCTTCGCACTGGGCAGCTTCGGTCTGCTGACGCTCTCGTTGAAGAAACTGGACGTCGGCCCCGCGTACGCCGTGTGGACCGGGATCGGCGCGGCGGGCACCGCGATCTACGGCATGGTCTTCCTCGGTGACCTGGTGTCCACCCTGAAGATCGTGTCGATCTCGCTCGTCATCATCGGCGTGATCGGCCTGCAGTTGTCGGGCTCCGCCCACTGA
- the rsgA gene encoding ribosome small subunit-dependent GTPase A: protein MRRYGKHTDEDDIRTRPNRKGNRPRTHIRPKHEDAAEGMVLTVDRGRLTCLVGDRTVMAMKARELGRKAAVVGDRVALVGDLSGKKDTLARIVRIEERASLLRRTADDDDPYERVVVANADQLAIVTALADPEPRPRLIDRCLVAAFDGGLEPLLVMTKSDLAPPDKLLELYGALDIPYVVTSREELENGDAADRVRAHLDGKITAFVGHSGVGKTTLVNALVPKERRRVTGHVNAVTGRGRHTTTSALALPLGAAEGWVVDTPGVRSFGLAHIDPSRVIHAFPDLEPGTEGCPRACSHDEPDCALDAWVEEGHADPARLYSLRRLLATRERREGD from the coding sequence ATGCGCCGCTACGGCAAGCACACCGACGAGGACGACATCCGCACCCGGCCCAACCGCAAGGGCAACCGGCCGCGCACCCACATCCGGCCCAAACACGAGGACGCGGCCGAGGGCATGGTCCTCACCGTCGACCGCGGCCGGCTGACCTGCCTGGTCGGCGACCGTACGGTCATGGCGATGAAGGCCCGCGAACTGGGCCGCAAGGCGGCCGTCGTGGGCGACCGGGTGGCCCTGGTCGGTGACCTGTCCGGCAAGAAGGACACCCTCGCGCGGATCGTGCGCATCGAGGAGCGCGCGTCGCTGCTGCGCCGTACCGCCGATGACGACGACCCCTACGAGCGGGTCGTCGTCGCCAACGCCGACCAGTTGGCGATCGTCACCGCGCTCGCCGACCCCGAGCCGCGCCCGCGTCTGATCGACCGCTGTCTGGTCGCCGCCTTCGACGGCGGCCTGGAGCCGCTGCTGGTGATGACCAAGTCCGACCTGGCCCCGCCGGACAAGCTGCTGGAGCTGTACGGCGCCCTCGACATCCCGTACGTCGTCACCAGCCGCGAGGAGCTGGAGAACGGCGACGCGGCGGACCGGGTGCGCGCACACCTGGACGGCAAGATCACCGCCTTCGTGGGGCACTCGGGCGTGGGCAAGACGACCCTGGTCAACGCGCTGGTCCCCAAGGAGCGCCGCCGGGTCACGGGGCATGTGAACGCGGTGACCGGACGCGGCCGCCACACCACGACGTCGGCGCTCGCGCTGCCGCTCGGCGCGGCGGAGGGCTGGGTCGTCGACACCCCGGGCGTGCGCTCCTTCGGCCTGGCGCACATCGACCCCTCCCGCGTGATCCACGCCTTCCCGGACCTGGAGCCGGGCACGGAGGGCTGCCCGCGCGCGTGCAGTCACGACGAGCCGGACTGCGCGCTGGACGCCTGGGTCGAGGAGGGGCACGCGGACCCGGCGCGGCTGTACTCCCTGCGCCGGCTGCTGGCCACGCGGGAGCGCAGGGAGGGCGACTGA